Genomic DNA from Hyperolius riggenbachi isolate aHypRig1 chromosome 10, aHypRig1.pri, whole genome shotgun sequence:
gaataaggcttttcaccagtgtgagatctctcatgtgtggcaAGCTGTGATTtactcccaaaacatttcccacactcagcacatgaatagggcttctcaccagtgtgagatctctcatgtatgccaAGCTCTGATTTATaccgaaaacatttcccacactcagcacatgaatatggcttctcaccagtatgagatctctcatgctggacaagatgtgatttacgtacaaaacatttcccacactcagcacatgaatagggcttctcaccagtgtgagatctctcatgtatgccaAGCTCTGATTTATAccaaaaccatttcccacactcagcacatgaatagggcttctctccagtatgaaATCTCACATGTGTAACAAGATCTGATTTCTGCACAAAcccttttccacactcagcacatgaatagggcttctcaccagtgtgagatctctcatgttggacaagatttgatttataagcaaaacatttcccacacccagcacatgaatagggcttctcaccagtgtgacatctttcATGGCTGACAAGGtgtgatttctgaacaaaacacttcccacactcagcacatgaatagggcttctcaccagtgtgagatctctcatgttggaCAAGACTTGATTTacctacaaaacatttcccacactcagcacatgaatagggcttctcaccagtgtgagatctctcatgtgtgacaagatgtgatttataagcaaaacatttcccacactcagcacatgaatatggcttctcaccagtgtgagatctctcatgtctgacaagatatgatttccatggaaaacatttcccacatgtggaacaggaatgaaaccctccagcagggggagagctgtgctggatatGAGGCCCCTCAGGATTAGACAGGTGAggagagtctgggggaatatttggggtcaccaggatatctgcaggagactctt
This window encodes:
- the LOC137535520 gene encoding zinc finger protein 572-like encodes the protein MIKLLMGKVPMKCQDVAIYFSMEEEQCIQGHKDPYKDAIIENQSPLTSPDVSSNRNPPERCTGPLYSQDCPQEVPTTPHHYQCGELIHGSAAVVKEEEEEETYVRSDQQTMEEGDMMGTIKEEEEETYVRSDQQSMEEGDMMGTIKEEEEETYVRSDQQSMEEGENMRMIKEEEEEETYVRSDQQSMEEGDMMGTIKEEEEETYVRSDQQSMEEGDMMRTSKEEEEEMCVRSDQRSMEKGDMMGTTIEDPFTESKTTRSPGIRNLSETRLSLSTDCTTDDDVTGQESPADILVTPNIPPDSPHLSNPEGPHIQHSSPPAGGFHSCSTCGKCFPWKSYLVRHERSHTGEKPYSCAECGKCFAYKSHLVTHERSHTGEKPYSCAECGKCFVGKSSLVQHERSHTGEKPYSCAECGKCFVQKSHLVSHERCHTGEKPYSCAGCGKCFAYKSNLVQHERSHTGEKPYSCAECGKGFVQKSDLVTHVRFHTGEKPYSCAECGKWFWYKSELGIHERSHTGEKPYSCAECGKCFVRKSHLVQHERSHTGEKPYSCAECGKCFRYKSELGIHERSHTGEKPYSCAECGKCFGSKSQLATHERSHTGEKPYSCAECGKCFVRKSHLARHERSHTMYL